One window of the Thermasporomyces composti genome contains the following:
- a CDS encoding M23 family metallopeptidase — MTIPAQRSPVVTSWRHRPLPTNRWLPPPQGCWPRPRAGKPSQPSRCPGPRRRWWRRPSTADRPDQGERSQEGAGATNGDSGGPASRSRRQSQRRRGTRSRLVGAIGAAVVALLGPTGPAEPAHAAVTTGHALSTSADRSSSTDGARSTVTWTWPLSPPQIERLFDPPSHPWGAGHRGVDLAGAEGQAVRSAGAGVVVYAGLLAGRGVVSVSHGALRTTYEPVAPAVRAGTRVAAGSVLGTLTTDRSHCQHMACLHWGLRQGDRYLDPLSLIATGPPRLLPHLGQDRLPRASPVRVIRSGGRASAHEATAPGVSTAISSPAPGSRRLEDDRSAVSEAHSATRAAAVTAPARASRGRSGAELEDQPREPDRDSGTRSLTAFIGGVVAGAATATLVVRAMNARRLPWENPTPRPPTSPGAVTSADSTVVPLRRSERPPTVAV; from the coding sequence ATGACGATCCCTGCACAGCGTTCCCCCGTCGTCACGTCGTGGCGTCACCGTCCGTTGCCCACGAACCGCTGGCTTCCCCCTCCTCAAGGCTGCTGGCCCCGCCCTCGGGCCGGCAAACCTTCCCAGCCGTCCCGCTGTCCAGGGCCCCGCCGCCGGTGGTGGCGCCGCCCGAGCACGGCGGACCGCCCGGACCAGGGCGAACGGTCGCAGGAGGGCGCCGGTGCCACGAACGGGGACAGTGGTGGTCCGGCGTCGCGGAGCAGGCGTCAGAGCCAGCGCCGCCGAGGCACCCGCTCTCGCCTCGTGGGCGCGATCGGGGCTGCCGTCGTCGCCCTCCTCGGCCCGACCGGCCCAGCCGAGCCCGCCCACGCAGCCGTCACCACGGGCCACGCCCTGTCGACGTCCGCGGACCGCTCGAGCTCCACGGACGGTGCCCGCTCGACCGTCACCTGGACGTGGCCGCTGTCACCACCTCAAATCGAACGCTTGTTCGACCCTCCATCCCACCCCTGGGGCGCCGGACATCGCGGTGTCGACCTCGCGGGGGCGGAGGGTCAGGCAGTTCGCTCGGCCGGGGCAGGCGTGGTCGTCTATGCGGGCCTTCTCGCCGGACGCGGCGTCGTGAGCGTCTCCCACGGGGCGTTGCGGACGACGTACGAGCCGGTGGCACCCGCCGTCCGCGCGGGGACACGGGTGGCCGCCGGAAGCGTCCTGGGCACCTTGACGACCGACCGGAGCCACTGCCAGCACATGGCCTGCCTGCACTGGGGCCTCCGTCAGGGCGACCGCTACCTCGACCCGCTGTCCCTGATCGCCACGGGTCCCCCACGGCTGCTGCCTCACCTCGGTCAAGATCGGCTTCCGCGGGCCAGTCCAGTCCGTGTCATCCGGTCGGGCGGGCGAGCGTCGGCACACGAGGCCACCGCGCCTGGCGTCTCGACCGCGATCTCCAGCCCAGCACCCGGATCAAGGCGCCTGGAGGACGATCGTTCGGCCGTCTCCGAGGCCCACTCAGCGACGCGGGCGGCCGCGGTGACGGCCCCCGCGCGAGCGAGCCGTGGCCGGTCAGGCGCAGAACTGGAGGACCAGCCTCGCGAGCCGGACAGGGACTCCGGCACGCGGAGTCTCACTGCCTTCATCGGGGGCGTGGTGGCGGGCGCGGCGACCGCGACACTCGTCGTGAGGGCGATGAATGCCCGCCGCTTGCCGTGGGAGAACCCGACGCCGCGTCCCCCTACCTCACCTGGCGCCGTGACCTCGGCTGACAGCACAGTCGTTCCTCTCCGTCGTAGCGAGCGCCCACCGACGGTGGCGGTCTGA
- the rpsB gene encoding 30S ribosomal protein S2 — translation MAVVTMRQLLESGVHFGHQTRRWNPKMKRYIFTERNGIYIIDLQQSLSYIDRAYQFVKDTVARGGSVLFVGTKKQAQEAIAEQAMRVGMPYVNQRWLGGMLTNFQTVYKRLLRLKELEEINFDDVASSGMTKKELLQLRRERDKLERTLGGIRRMQRLPSAVWIVDTKKEHLAVDEAKKLGIPVIAILDTNCDPDEVDFPIPGNDDAIRSVSLLTRIVADAVADGLMARAGVSDESQVGAEEPLPEWERELLARSESGESAPTAEAQAESASSAEQSAGEGAGSEGTSATPESSPAGESGDAASSESGA, via the coding sequence ATGGCCGTCGTCACGATGAGGCAGCTGCTCGAGAGTGGCGTTCACTTCGGGCACCAGACGCGACGCTGGAACCCGAAGATGAAGCGCTACATCTTCACCGAGCGCAACGGCATCTACATCATCGACCTGCAGCAATCGCTGTCCTACATCGACCGCGCGTACCAGTTCGTCAAGGACACCGTCGCCCGCGGCGGTTCGGTGCTGTTCGTCGGCACCAAGAAGCAGGCCCAGGAGGCCATCGCCGAGCAGGCGATGCGCGTCGGCATGCCCTATGTCAACCAGCGCTGGCTGGGCGGCATGCTCACCAACTTCCAGACCGTCTACAAGCGCCTGCTGCGGTTGAAGGAGCTCGAGGAGATCAACTTCGACGACGTCGCCAGCTCGGGCATGACCAAGAAGGAGCTGCTCCAGCTGCGGCGTGAGCGCGACAAGCTCGAGCGGACCCTCGGGGGTATCCGGCGCATGCAGCGGCTCCCGAGCGCGGTCTGGATCGTCGACACCAAGAAGGAGCACCTCGCGGTCGATGAGGCCAAGAAGCTCGGGATCCCCGTGATCGCGATCCTCGACACCAACTGCGATCCGGACGAGGTTGACTTCCCCATCCCCGGCAACGACGACGCCATCCGGTCGGTCTCCCTCCTGACCCGCATCGTGGCCGACGCGGTGGCCGATGGACTGATGGCGCGGGCCGGCGTGAGCGACGAGTCGCAGGTGGGCGCCGAGGAGCCTCTGCCGGAGTGGGAGCGTGAGCTGCTCGCTCGCTCCGAGAGTGGCGAGAGCGCGCCGACCGCGGAGGCCCAGGCCGAAAGCGCCTCGAGCGCGGAGCAGTCGGCAGGTGAGGGAGCCGGCTCGGAGGGTACGAGCGCGACTCCGGAGTCGTCGCCCGCGGGTGAGAGTGGCGACGCGGCGTCCAGCGAGTCTGGCGCCTGA
- a CDS encoding tyrosine recombinase XerC produces the protein MEAGSAAGHTQMRGHEQASVDEPSRAGVRLLAEFERHLVVERGLSPHTVRAYIGDVLDLMRYLAAGGRRVPVTPASGRPTKAEKAAEHADLPTVSHVPDDHDHRQRAGEQRASEHDRPRTPVHEEGRSGAVDEDQSGAVSPELVDLTLQSLRAWLGTMRGDGLAQTTLARRAAAVRTFTAWAHRRGVLDHDPGALLKTPKAQRRLPAVLKQSEARRLLEIAGKADDGDPVASRDRAVLELLYATGIRVGELVALDLDDIDDERWVIRVIGKGGKERSVPFGAPAAEALESYRRHGRPALARADSGPALFLGVRGRRLDPRTVRRILDSRLADLPEAPRIGPHGLRHSAATHLLEGGADLRSVQELLGHASLATTQIYTHVTAERLRAVYRQAHPRA, from the coding sequence GTGGAAGCCGGCAGCGCAGCGGGTCACACGCAGATGCGAGGACACGAGCAGGCATCGGTTGACGAGCCGAGCCGGGCCGGTGTGCGGCTGCTCGCTGAGTTCGAGCGTCATCTCGTCGTCGAACGTGGGCTTTCGCCGCATACGGTCCGCGCCTACATCGGTGACGTACTCGACCTCATGCGCTACCTCGCCGCCGGCGGTCGCCGTGTGCCGGTCACGCCGGCGAGCGGGCGACCGACCAAGGCGGAGAAGGCAGCGGAACACGCTGACCTGCCCACGGTCAGCCATGTCCCCGACGACCACGATCACCGACAGCGTGCCGGTGAGCAGCGGGCCTCCGAGCACGACAGGCCCCGAACCCCCGTTCACGAGGAGGGCCGATCAGGCGCGGTGGACGAGGACCAGTCAGGTGCGGTGTCGCCAGAGCTGGTGGACCTGACGCTCCAATCCCTTCGAGCCTGGTTGGGGACCATGCGCGGTGACGGGCTGGCCCAGACCACCCTCGCCCGTCGAGCGGCTGCGGTACGAACCTTCACGGCGTGGGCCCACCGCCGTGGCGTCCTCGACCACGACCCAGGTGCTCTCTTGAAGACACCGAAGGCCCAGCGCCGCCTGCCCGCTGTCCTCAAGCAGAGCGAGGCGCGCAGACTCCTCGAAATCGCTGGCAAGGCGGACGACGGCGATCCAGTCGCGAGCCGCGATCGCGCGGTCCTGGAGCTGCTGTACGCCACCGGGATTCGGGTGGGGGAACTCGTCGCTCTCGACCTTGACGACATCGACGACGAGCGTTGGGTCATCCGCGTGATCGGCAAAGGCGGTAAGGAGCGCTCAGTGCCCTTCGGCGCTCCGGCGGCGGAGGCGTTGGAGAGCTACCGCCGCCACGGCCGACCCGCGTTGGCGCGTGCCGACAGCGGTCCCGCGCTCTTCTTGGGTGTGCGGGGCCGACGCCTGGACCCCCGGACGGTTCGGCGGATCCTCGACTCCAGACTCGCGGATCTTCCTGAGGCTCCGAGGATCGGTCCCCACGGCTTGCGCCACTCCGCCGCCACCCATCTGCTGGAAGGTGGTGCGGACCTTCGCAGTGTCCAGGAACTGCTCGGTCACGCGTCGCTTGCGACGACGCAGATCTACACCCATGTCACCGCCGAGCGGCTGCGTGCCGTCTACCGCCAGGCCCACCCGCGCGCCTGA
- the dprA gene encoding DNA-processing protein DprA: protein MTGQGKIQSPRTDEPPRVTEAERRARAVLLRLGEPGDLVLARFVDHHGAEEAVEAIRSGTFPSRHLGGYQARLATADGGRDLERGERVGARLICPGDEEWPPCLEVLATAGDIDGRGGVPLALWVRGRANVRHLSERACAVVGARAATEYGTYVAAELASGLADRSIVTVSGGAFGVDAAAHRGALAAGGPTVAVLACGVDVPYPRAHEQLLEWIAADGVLVSEAPLGATPRRPRFLVRNRLIAALTAGTVVVEAALRSGALNTAAWAQRCHREVMGVPGPVTSAASAGVHRLLRDGGAVVVTDAAEVAEQIGRIGEDLAPPKTGERRARDDLDPLARQVLEAVPVRRGSGLASIAATAGVSADEALAALGHLLVAGFVEQQGNGWRLSARERRTRKHVSTVVRERL, encoded by the coding sequence ATGACCGGGCAGGGGAAGATCCAGTCCCCACGAACGGACGAGCCGCCACGCGTGACGGAGGCCGAGCGGCGTGCCCGTGCAGTCCTTCTTCGGCTGGGTGAGCCTGGTGATCTCGTCCTCGCTCGCTTCGTCGACCACCACGGTGCCGAGGAGGCGGTGGAGGCCATTCGCTCAGGGACGTTCCCAAGTCGCCACCTTGGCGGGTACCAGGCACGGCTGGCGACCGCCGACGGCGGCCGCGACCTCGAGAGAGGCGAGCGGGTGGGCGCCAGGCTGATCTGCCCCGGCGACGAGGAGTGGCCCCCGTGCCTGGAGGTGTTGGCCACAGCGGGTGACATCGACGGACGCGGTGGAGTCCCCCTGGCGTTGTGGGTTCGCGGCCGTGCGAATGTCCGGCACCTCAGCGAGCGCGCCTGCGCGGTGGTCGGCGCCCGAGCGGCGACCGAGTACGGAACGTACGTCGCCGCCGAGCTTGCCTCCGGACTGGCGGATCGGAGCATCGTCACCGTCTCGGGTGGCGCGTTCGGAGTCGACGCCGCCGCACACCGGGGAGCGCTCGCGGCCGGCGGCCCCACGGTGGCGGTGCTCGCCTGCGGTGTCGACGTTCCCTACCCCCGCGCGCACGAGCAGTTGCTGGAGTGGATCGCGGCGGACGGAGTGCTGGTGAGTGAGGCACCGCTGGGGGCGACGCCTCGACGGCCGCGGTTCCTCGTCCGTAACCGCCTCATCGCCGCGCTGACAGCCGGCACAGTCGTCGTCGAGGCGGCTCTGCGGAGCGGAGCGCTCAACACGGCTGCTTGGGCGCAGCGCTGTCACCGCGAGGTCATGGGTGTGCCCGGCCCTGTCACGTCCGCTGCCTCGGCGGGCGTCCACCGGTTGCTCCGCGACGGCGGGGCGGTCGTGGTGACCGACGCTGCCGAGGTCGCCGAGCAGATCGGTCGCATTGGTGAAGACCTTGCGCCGCCCAAGACGGGGGAGCGCCGCGCTCGCGACGACCTCGACCCACTCGCCCGCCAGGTCCTCGAGGCCGTGCCTGTGCGACGCGGCAGCGGTCTGGCCAGCATCGCCGCCACGGCGGGTGTGTCAGCCGATGAGGCGCTCGCGGCGCTCGGGCATCTCCTCGTGGCAGGCTTCGTCGAACAGCAGGGCAACGGCTGGCGGCTGTCCGCTCGGGAACGCCGAACCCGCAAGCACGTGTCAACGGTGGTCCGCGAACGCCTCTAG
- the pyrH gene encoding UMP kinase, protein MVPYRRVLLKLSGEVFGGGKLGVDPNVVANIAAQIAEVVRGGVQVAAVVGGGNFFRGSELQQSGMDRARADYMGMLGTVMNCLALQDFLEKAGVDTRVQTAITMGQIAEPYIPRRAIRHLEKGRVVIFGAGSGMPYFSTDTVAAQRALEIGAEVLLKATSVDGVYDADPKRAPQARKFEQISFAECLRRELRVADATAFSLCMEHGLPIIVFNLLKDGNIARAVRGERIGTLVSADA, encoded by the coding sequence CTGGTGCCGTACCGGCGAGTCCTGCTCAAGCTGTCCGGCGAGGTGTTCGGCGGCGGCAAACTGGGTGTGGATCCCAACGTCGTCGCCAACATCGCCGCACAGATCGCGGAAGTGGTGCGGGGCGGGGTCCAGGTCGCCGCTGTCGTGGGCGGAGGGAACTTCTTCCGAGGCTCCGAGCTCCAGCAGAGCGGCATGGACCGCGCCCGCGCCGACTACATGGGCATGCTCGGGACGGTCATGAACTGCCTGGCCCTGCAGGACTTCCTGGAGAAGGCTGGGGTCGACACCCGGGTCCAGACGGCGATCACCATGGGGCAGATCGCCGAGCCCTACATCCCGAGGCGGGCGATCCGACACCTGGAGAAGGGTCGGGTGGTCATCTTCGGCGCCGGCTCCGGCATGCCCTATTTCTCCACCGACACCGTGGCGGCCCAACGGGCCCTGGAGATCGGTGCGGAGGTGCTACTGAAGGCGACATCCGTCGACGGCGTCTACGACGCGGACCCGAAACGCGCGCCCCAGGCGCGGAAGTTCGAGCAGATCAGCTTCGCCGAATGCCTGCGCCGTGAGCTCAGGGTGGCGGACGCGACGGCGTTTAGCTTGTGCATGGAGCACGGGTTGCCGATCATCGTCTTCAACCTCCTCAAGGACGGCAATATCGCCCGCGCCGTTCGAGGTGAGAGGATCGGGACTCTCGTCTCGGCCGACGCCTGA
- a CDS encoding histidine phosphatase family protein produces the protein MTRLHLVRHGRPRPDDRRAAEWPLDPSDEGVTKLRRSGVLPERGRWFSSPEPKAFATARALTDGALGLVDGLREMTRPARAWLDTAEWAALVRRSMTEPDTPAAPGWESARATTERVVGVVARIRESCPGEEIVLVGHGTAWTLLVAALTGRPPDLEAWERLRLPDHCLLEVGDETARVLASWGSWADRA, from the coding sequence ATGACGCGCCTCCATCTGGTCCGCCACGGGCGGCCGCGCCCCGACGATCGGCGGGCGGCCGAGTGGCCGCTGGACCCCTCCGATGAGGGGGTGACGAAGCTCCGACGGTCCGGGGTGCTACCGGAGCGCGGCCGGTGGTTCTCCTCGCCCGAGCCGAAGGCCTTCGCGACCGCGCGGGCGCTCACCGACGGTGCGCTGGGTCTCGTGGACGGGCTCCGTGAGATGACGCGGCCGGCGCGGGCCTGGCTGGACACCGCGGAGTGGGCCGCGCTGGTCCGCCGTTCGATGACGGAGCCGGACACGCCGGCCGCGCCCGGCTGGGAGAGCGCCAGGGCGACCACGGAACGAGTCGTGGGTGTCGTGGCTCGGATCCGTGAGAGCTGTCCGGGCGAGGAGATCGTGCTGGTGGGCCACGGCACCGCGTGGACGCTGCTCGTCGCGGCCCTCACCGGGCGACCACCCGATCTGGAGGCGTGGGAGCGGCTTCGCTTGCCGGATCACTGCCTGCTCGAGGTCGGGGACGAGACGGCACGCGTCCTCGCGTCCTGGGGCTCCTGGGCGGACCGCGCCTGA
- the frr gene encoding ribosome recycling factor: MDQTLRDAAQKMGRAVEVAKEEFAAIRTGRAHPAMFAKIQADYYGSPTPIQQLASFHIPEARLVVITPYDKNALGAIEKAIRDSDLGVNPTNDGNVVRVVLPELTAERRKEYVKLARQKAEEARVSVRNVRRHAKETLDRLARDGEVGEDDVARAEKQLDAETRKYISQIDEVLKHKEEEILEV, translated from the coding sequence ATCGACCAGACTCTCCGCGACGCGGCACAGAAGATGGGCAGGGCCGTCGAGGTCGCCAAGGAGGAGTTCGCGGCGATCCGCACGGGCCGGGCCCACCCGGCGATGTTCGCCAAGATCCAAGCCGACTACTACGGCAGTCCGACTCCCATCCAGCAGCTGGCGTCGTTCCACATCCCCGAGGCGCGGCTCGTCGTCATCACGCCCTACGACAAGAACGCGCTGGGCGCGATCGAGAAGGCCATTCGGGACTCCGACCTCGGGGTCAACCCCACGAATGACGGGAACGTCGTCCGCGTCGTGCTGCCGGAGCTGACCGCAGAACGTCGCAAGGAGTACGTGAAGCTCGCTCGCCAGAAGGCGGAGGAAGCGCGGGTGTCGGTGCGTAACGTGCGCCGGCACGCCAAGGAGACGCTCGACCGGCTCGCTCGGGACGGCGAGGTGGGCGAGGATGACGTCGCCCGGGCCGAGAAGCAGCTCGACGCCGAGACGCGCAAGTACATCTCCCAGATTGACGAGGTGCTCAAGCACAAGGAAGAAGAGATCCTCGAGGTCTAG
- a CDS encoding phosphatidate cytidylyltransferase codes for MTEPRGGGDDVPSKSRNRFGRNLTAAIGVGLLLAAVVAASLFIVKAVFVAFVVVAVSVAVIELSRALRPAGVRLPLLPLLAGVVGMLVGAYVGETHALVAALGLTALAVCVGRLPGGREGFVRDVTAGLFVALYVPFLAAFAMLLLREEDGPLRVVVFVAVAVASDIGGYAAGVLFGRHKLAPTISPGKTWEGLAGSTLCCLVAGVAGVVFLLHGSWWAGLVVGAVATVTATLGDLVESMLKRDIGIKDMGSLLPGHGGVMDRLDSLLPTAVVSWLVLSLLVPVG; via the coding sequence GTGACCGAGCCGCGTGGAGGGGGCGACGACGTCCCAAGCAAGTCCCGTAATCGTTTCGGCCGCAACCTGACCGCCGCTATCGGCGTGGGGTTGCTCCTGGCCGCTGTCGTCGCCGCGTCGCTCTTCATCGTCAAAGCGGTCTTCGTCGCCTTCGTCGTCGTCGCGGTGAGCGTCGCGGTGATCGAGCTGTCCCGCGCGCTGCGGCCGGCCGGAGTCCGGCTGCCGTTGCTTCCCCTGCTGGCCGGGGTGGTCGGGATGTTGGTCGGCGCCTACGTGGGGGAGACCCATGCCTTGGTGGCCGCACTCGGCCTCACTGCCCTCGCGGTCTGCGTCGGGCGGTTGCCCGGCGGCCGCGAGGGTTTCGTCCGTGACGTCACGGCTGGCCTCTTCGTCGCGCTCTACGTCCCGTTCCTCGCCGCCTTCGCAATGCTGCTGCTCCGCGAGGAGGACGGTCCGCTCCGGGTCGTGGTCTTCGTCGCCGTCGCGGTCGCCAGCGACATCGGCGGCTACGCGGCGGGAGTGCTGTTCGGACGGCACAAGCTCGCGCCCACGATCAGTCCCGGGAAGACGTGGGAGGGACTGGCCGGCTCGACCCTGTGCTGCCTCGTCGCGGGAGTCGCGGGCGTCGTCTTCCTGCTGCACGGCTCCTGGTGGGCCGGGCTGGTCGTGGGGGCCGTCGCGACCGTCACGGCGACGCTCGGTGACCTGGTGGAGTCCATGCTCAAACGGGACATCGGGATCAAGGACATGGGGAGCCTGCTCCCGGGCCACGGAGGTGTCATGGACCGTCTGGACTCCCTCCTGCCGACCGCTGTGGTGAGCTGGCTCGTCCTGAGCCTGCTGGTCCCGGTGGGATGA
- the tsf gene encoding translation elongation factor Ts, with product MSTFTTADVKRLRDATGAGMMDCKNALQEAEGDFDRAVEILRVKGAAKAAKRAERSAGNGLVVAKDGALLELNCETDFVAKNEQFQALGAELVALASQTRPSTPDELVAAKLPDGRTAGEALDGLAAVIGEKLAIGRVAVFDGKTTVYLHRRATDLPPQVGVLLAYEGDDEEAAKAAAMQVAAMRPQYLTRDEVPAEVVENERRIAEETARNEGKPEQAIPRIVDGRLEGFFKDAVLVEQPSVHDQKKTVGQLLAEAGVTVTRFVRFEVGQA from the coding sequence ATGAGCACCTTCACCACCGCTGACGTCAAGCGGCTTCGGGACGCGACCGGAGCCGGGATGATGGACTGCAAGAACGCCCTGCAGGAGGCGGAGGGCGACTTCGACCGAGCCGTCGAGATCCTCCGCGTCAAAGGGGCTGCGAAGGCCGCGAAGCGCGCGGAGCGTAGCGCGGGCAACGGCCTCGTCGTTGCCAAGGACGGCGCGCTGCTCGAGCTGAACTGCGAGACCGACTTCGTCGCCAAGAACGAGCAGTTCCAGGCGCTCGGTGCCGAGCTGGTCGCGCTCGCGAGCCAGACGCGGCCGAGCACGCCCGACGAGCTGGTCGCGGCCAAGCTGCCGGACGGCCGGACCGCTGGTGAGGCGCTGGACGGTCTCGCCGCGGTCATCGGCGAGAAGCTGGCGATCGGCCGGGTGGCGGTGTTCGACGGGAAGACCACCGTTTACCTGCACCGCCGAGCCACCGACCTGCCGCCGCAGGTGGGCGTGCTCCTCGCCTACGAGGGGGACGACGAGGAGGCCGCCAAGGCGGCCGCGATGCAGGTGGCGGCGATGCGCCCGCAGTACCTCACCCGGGATGAGGTTCCCGCGGAGGTCGTCGAGAACGAACGCCGCATCGCCGAGGAGACCGCCCGCAATGAGGGCAAGCCCGAGCAGGCAATCCCGCGGATCGTCGACGGGCGCCTGGAAGGCTTCTTCAAGGACGCGGTGCTCGTGGAGCAGCCGTCCGTGCACGATCAGAAGAAGACCGTGGGACAGCTGCTCGCGGAAGCGGGTGTCACCGTGACGCGCTTCGTCCGGTTCGAGGTCGGTCAGGCCTAG